The Acidobacteriota bacterium genome has a segment encoding these proteins:
- a CDS encoding SH3 domain-containing protein, whose amino-acid sequence MQRWTSKLVIGLTLLVCLTYSAPPKGKLYPVDEASQDASFLEFRKKIVEAIRNRDKDYILSILDPDIKNSFGGDGGIEEFKSLWKLDKPESELWNELLVVLTLGGAFGEYLGETSFEAPYVSARWPDEYDAYEYMAIVGETVSVRLEPSLTATVIDTLSYDIVKRVYVLCSVMGEIKADGHTWMLIITPDGKAGFVSQKYLRSATDYRAYFRKTDGKWFMACFIAGD is encoded by the coding sequence ATGCAACGCTGGACAAGCAAATTGGTGATAGGACTTACGCTATTGGTTTGCCTGACGTATTCTGCCCCACCGAAAGGTAAGCTCTATCCTGTGGATGAAGCTTCTCAAGACGCGTCGTTTTTGGAATTCAGGAAAAAGATAGTGGAAGCAATTAGGAATCGAGATAAAGACTATATCTTGAGCATACTCGATCCTGACATCAAAAACAGTTTTGGTGGTGATGGCGGGATTGAAGAATTTAAGAGTTTGTGGAAGCTCGATAAGCCCGAAAGCGAGTTGTGGAATGAGCTGCTTGTGGTCTTAACGCTTGGAGGAGCGTTCGGAGAATACTTGGGCGAAACAAGCTTCGAAGCACCTTACGTTTCCGCTCGTTGGCCGGACGAGTACGACGCTTACGAATATATGGCCATCGTAGGAGAAACTGTCAGTGTTCGGCTTGAGCCCAGTTTAACTGCCACCGTAATTGATACCCTTTCTTATGATATTGTGAAACGTGTGTATGTTCTTTGTTCCGTAATGGGGGAAATAAAAGCTGATGGTCACACGTGGATGCTTATTATCACACCTGACGGCAAAGCAGGGTTCGTTTCCCAGAAATATCTTCGAAGTGCGACCGACTATCGTGCCTACTTCCGTAAAACAGACGGCAAATGGTTCATGGCTTGTTTCATCGCAGGGGATTGA
- the mtnP gene encoding S-methyl-5'-thioadenosine phosphorylase, whose protein sequence is MKRRKHSPRLSEKRRAEIGVVGGTGLYAIEGLRDVHEVRVTTPFGRPSDAYVVGTLGGRRVAFLARHGRKHKLLPSEINFRANLYGFKKLGVRRLISVSAAGSMRQGIRPLDMVFPDQFLDRTHRRENTFFGGGVVAHISFDRPTCPVLRRHLHRTAKRLRLRGHEGGAYLCIEGPQFSTLAESKLFQSWGASVIGMTNLPEARLAREAEICYATVALATDYDCWKKGEAPVNIEQVIENLKRCVQNAKRLIAGALRTFPARWDCRCGSALENAVLTAPEAVPPTARRRLRLLLPADFFTKRK, encoded by the coding sequence ATGAAGCGGCGCAAGCACTCGCCTCGCCTTTCCGAGAAGAGACGCGCGGAAATCGGCGTCGTGGGCGGCACCGGTCTCTACGCCATAGAGGGATTGCGCGACGTGCACGAAGTGCGCGTGACGACGCCTTTCGGACGGCCGTCCGACGCCTACGTGGTCGGGACGCTCGGGGGGCGGCGCGTCGCCTTCCTGGCCCGGCATGGGCGCAAGCACAAGCTGCTGCCCTCTGAAATCAATTTCCGCGCCAACCTCTACGGCTTCAAAAAGCTGGGCGTCCGCCGCCTCATCTCGGTAAGCGCCGCGGGAAGCATGCGCCAGGGCATCCGCCCCCTGGACATGGTCTTTCCAGACCAGTTTCTGGACCGCACGCACCGGCGGGAAAACACCTTCTTCGGCGGGGGCGTGGTGGCCCACATTTCCTTCGACCGCCCCACCTGCCCCGTGCTTCGCCGCCACCTCCACCGCACCGCCAAGCGCCTGCGCCTCCGGGGCCACGAGGGAGGCGCCTATCTTTGCATCGAGGGTCCGCAGTTCTCGACGCTGGCCGAGTCGAAACTTTTCCAATCGTGGGGCGCTTCCGTGATCGGCATGACGAACCTTCCGGAAGCGCGCCTCGCGCGCGAGGCCGAGATTTGCTACGCCACGGTCGCGCTTGCGACGGATTACGACTGCTGGAAGAAAGGCGAGGCTCCCGTGAACATCGAGCAGGTCATAGAGAATCTGAAGCGATGCGTTCAAAACGCAAAGCGTCTTATCGCCGGGGCGTTGCGGACCTTTCCCGCGCGGTGGGACTGCCGCTGCGGGAGCGCCCTGGAAAATGCCGTTCTTACGGCGCCGGAAGCCGTTCCGCCGACTGCGCGGCGGCGACTGCGCCTTCTCCTCCCCGCGGACTTTTTTACAAAGCGAAAATGA
- the dnaB gene encoding replicative DNA helicase yields MPHSVEAERAVLGSILLRNRESELAFERLRPEGFYHAPHQRIFEAMERIRTVQENPVIDLITLRDDLDKRGLLEEAGGADYLASLVDGLPKELNIPSYVSIVHDKYVLRELIKRSEAAIAECFKQEQETETVLGEAEKKVFQLAEELVRLDYVLVGSLTQEVLQKTEEIAKHGAPVGVPTGFTDFDHITGGLQASDLVVVAARPSVGKTTFCLNVAVNAALREGKTVAVFSLEDSRDNIVRRMLCTVAKVDAEKVSRGRGINREDWANLIRAEAELRQAPLYIDDSPSTIFQIGPKARRLQRKHGLDLLIVDYLQLILSPSEIRFENRTLEIAAYTRYLKNLAKELKIPVIAVSQLSRAPEQRPDHRPRLADLRESGAIEQDADLVAFLYRPDMYKRGRNGDREEADSSGLARPNNLGGLAPETPRSELIIAKHRNGPTGVIQLVFIPQQTRFESAAPSYAASEEPAPLGGEAELQ; encoded by the coding sequence ATGCCGCATTCCGTCGAAGCAGAGCGCGCAGTGCTCGGCTCCATCCTGCTCCGAAACCGCGAGAGCGAGCTGGCGTTCGAGCGCCTTCGTCCCGAGGGCTTCTACCATGCCCCGCATCAAAGGATTTTTGAGGCCATGGAGCGGATTCGCACTGTGCAAGAAAACCCCGTCATTGACTTAATAACCCTGCGCGATGATCTCGACAAGCGCGGATTGTTGGAAGAAGCGGGCGGCGCGGATTATCTGGCTTCTCTTGTGGACGGCCTTCCCAAGGAGCTTAATATTCCTTCTTATGTCAGCATTGTTCATGATAAGTATGTTCTGCGCGAGCTCATCAAGCGTTCGGAGGCGGCCATTGCGGAGTGCTTCAAACAAGAACAGGAAACGGAGACGGTCCTGGGCGAGGCGGAGAAGAAAGTTTTCCAGCTTGCCGAGGAACTCGTACGCTTGGACTACGTCCTTGTGGGATCTTTGACGCAAGAGGTGCTCCAAAAAACCGAGGAGATAGCCAAGCATGGCGCCCCCGTCGGGGTTCCCACCGGGTTCACGGATTTCGATCATATAACGGGCGGCCTTCAGGCGAGCGACCTCGTTGTCGTCGCGGCCCGGCCGAGCGTGGGAAAGACGACCTTCTGCCTCAACGTGGCCGTGAACGCCGCGTTGCGCGAGGGGAAAACCGTCGCCGTTTTCAGCCTCGAGGACTCGCGCGACAACATCGTCCGCCGCATGCTCTGCACCGTGGCGAAAGTGGACGCGGAAAAGGTGTCGCGCGGCCGCGGCATTAACCGCGAGGACTGGGCGAATCTCATACGCGCAGAGGCGGAGCTGCGGCAGGCGCCCCTTTACATTGACGACAGCCCCTCCACTATCTTTCAAATCGGCCCCAAGGCGCGCCGCCTTCAAAGAAAGCACGGGCTCGACCTCCTTATCGTGGACTACCTTCAGCTCATCCTGTCGCCGAGCGAGATTCGCTTCGAGAACCGCACCCTGGAGATCGCCGCCTACACGCGGTATCTCAAGAATTTGGCGAAGGAGCTCAAGATTCCAGTCATCGCCGTCTCCCAGTTGAGCCGCGCGCCCGAGCAGCGTCCCGACCACCGCCCGCGTCTCGCCGATTTGCGCGAGTCGGGCGCCATCGAGCAGGACGCGGACCTCGTGGCCTTCCTCTACCGCCCCGATATGTACAAGCGGGGGCGAAACGGAGACCGTGAGGAGGCGGACTCGTCAGGGCTTGCCCGCCCTAACAACCTTGGCGGGCTTGCGCCGGAGACGCCCCGTTCGGAGCTCATCATCGCCAAGCATCGAAACGGTCCGACAGGCGTCATTCAGCTCGTGTTTATTCCTCAGCAGACGCGCTTTGAAAGCGCGGCGCCTTCCTACGCCGCCTCCGAGGAGCCCGCCCCCCTCGGGGGAGAGGCGGAGCTTCAATAG
- a CDS encoding NAD(P)(+) transhydrogenase (Re/Si-specific) subunit beta yields MPPTLINIAYLIAAVLFIFGLKGLSHPRKAVRGNMLGATGMLLAIVVTLFDKDILTFEYIIAGAVVGAAIGAVLAITIKMTAMPELVALYNGFGGGASVLVAGAALIEATTGGGKPPNQLTVATATSGLIGAVTFWGSLVAFIKLQDIIKKNLHYPGQQVVNAILFLACLGFGAVVVTNPAETMAYWAIVAIASVLGLLLVFPIGGADMPVVISLLNSYSGLAAAATGFVLSNNVLIIAGSLVGASGLILTNIMCKAMNRSLANVIFGTLGPTEGAPTADEVYAGKVKSTSAEEVAMLFDGARRVVFAPGYGMAVSQSQHSVRDLTNLLEARGVEVEFAVHPVAGRMPGHMNVLLAEANIPYDKLKEMDEINPMFAQTDVAIVVGANDVVNPVARTDPTSPIAGMPILDVDKARTVVVIKRSLSPGFAGIPNPLFAADNTLMFFGDGKKALIDLVAAVKEG; encoded by the coding sequence ATGCCACCTACCCTGATTAACATCGCCTATCTCATCGCAGCCGTCCTGTTCATCTTCGGGCTGAAGGGGCTGTCGCACCCGCGCAAGGCCGTGCGCGGAAACATGCTCGGCGCAACGGGGATGCTCCTCGCCATCGTGGTGACCCTCTTCGACAAGGACATCCTGACCTTCGAATACATCATCGCGGGGGCCGTGGTCGGAGCCGCCATCGGTGCGGTGCTCGCCATAACAATCAAGATGACCGCGATGCCGGAGCTCGTCGCGCTCTATAACGGCTTCGGCGGCGGCGCCTCGGTGCTCGTCGCTGGCGCCGCGCTCATCGAAGCGACGACGGGCGGAGGGAAGCCCCCGAACCAGCTCACCGTAGCCACCGCCACCTCGGGACTCATCGGCGCGGTCACGTTCTGGGGAAGCCTCGTGGCTTTCATAAAGCTTCAAGACATCATCAAGAAGAACCTCCATTACCCCGGCCAGCAGGTGGTCAACGCCATTTTGTTCCTCGCGTGCCTGGGATTCGGCGCGGTGGTGGTGACAAACCCGGCCGAGACCATGGCGTACTGGGCAATCGTCGCCATCGCCTCGGTGCTCGGCCTGCTGTTGGTGTTCCCCATCGGCGGGGCCGACATGCCGGTGGTGATTTCGCTTCTCAATTCCTACTCCGGTCTGGCCGCCGCGGCCACGGGCTTCGTTCTTTCGAACAACGTTCTCATCATCGCCGGCTCGCTGGTGGGCGCCTCGGGGCTCATCCTCACAAACATCATGTGCAAGGCGATGAACCGCTCGCTTGCCAACGTTATTTTCGGCACGCTCGGCCCGACCGAAGGCGCCCCCACCGCCGACGAGGTCTACGCCGGCAAGGTCAAGAGCACCTCGGCCGAAGAGGTGGCGATGCTCTTCGACGGGGCGCGCCGCGTCGTCTTCGCCCCCGGCTACGGCATGGCCGTCTCCCAGTCGCAACACTCCGTTCGTGATTTGACGAACCTTCTCGAAGCGCGGGGCGTCGAGGTGGAGTTCGCCGTCCATCCCGTCGCGGGCCGCATGCCGGGACACATGAACGTCCTTCTGGCCGAGGCGAACATCCCCTACGACAAGCTCAAGGAGATGGACGAGATTAACCCCATGTTTGCGCAAACCGACGTGGCGATTGTCGTCGGCGCCAACGACGTCGTGAATCCCGTCGCCCGCACCGACCCCACCAGCCCCATCGCGGGGATGCCCATCCTCGACGTGGACAAGGCGCGCACCGTCGTGGTCATCAAGCGCAGCCTCAGCCCCGGCTTCGCGGGCATCCCGAACCCGCTCTTCGCCGCCGACAACACCCTCATGTTCTTTGGAGACGGCAAGAAGGCGCTGATCGACCTGGTTGCGGCAGTTAAGGAAGGGTAG
- a CDS encoding NAD(P) transhydrogenase subunit alpha, translating to MEAFVITFTIFVLAIFVGFEVITKVPPTLHTPLMSGANAISGITIIGAILSAGSQQTMLTTILGLSAVVFATINVVGGFMVTHRMLAMFRKKD from the coding sequence ATGGAAGCTTTTGTTATTACGTTCACGATATTCGTTCTCGCCATCTTCGTGGGCTTCGAGGTCATAACCAAGGTGCCGCCCACGCTGCACACGCCGCTTATGTCGGGCGCGAACGCGATCTCCGGCATCACCATAATCGGCGCCATCCTTTCCGCCGGGAGCCAGCAGACCATGCTCACAACGATTCTGGGCCTTTCGGCCGTCGTGTTCGCCACGATTAACGTCGTGGGCGGCTTCATGGTCACGCACCGCATGCTGGCAATGTTCAGAAAGAAGGATTAA
- a CDS encoding Re/Si-specific NAD(P)(+) transhydrogenase subunit alpha has translation MRIGIPRETFPNERRVALIPASIPALSKAGFEVLVEAGAGSEAGFPDAAYKEKGAKIAGSRAELFSSADIILQVRALGANPEAGRADLDLLRKDQVVIGFSEPLGEPQSTKALAERGVMAFSMELMPRITRAQSMDALSSMGTVAGYKAVLLAADALPKIFPMLMTAAGTLTPARVFVVGAGVAGLQAIATAGRLGAVVHAYDVRPAVKEQVESLGAKFVELPLEAAEAEDKGGYAKAMGEEFYKKQRELMGKVLAETDVVITTAAVPGKKAPVLITGEMVKGMAPHSVIVDLAAERGGNCALTRPGETVVENDVIVLGPMNVPSTTPYHASQMYAKNITTFLMHLVKDGKLQLDMEDEITRETITTRGGEVVHPRVREILGLAPAASTQKKES, from the coding sequence ATGCGCATAGGAATACCCAGAGAAACATTCCCCAACGAGCGGCGCGTCGCCCTTATCCCCGCCTCCATTCCCGCCCTTAGCAAAGCGGGCTTTGAAGTTTTGGTGGAAGCGGGAGCGGGTTCGGAAGCCGGCTTCCCCGACGCCGCTTACAAAGAAAAAGGCGCGAAGATCGCCGGCTCCCGCGCCGAGCTTTTCTCCTCCGCCGACATCATCCTCCAGGTGCGTGCCCTTGGGGCCAACCCCGAGGCGGGCCGCGCCGACCTTGACCTCCTGCGCAAAGACCAGGTTGTCATCGGATTCAGCGAGCCTTTAGGCGAGCCGCAGTCGACCAAGGCGCTCGCCGAGCGCGGCGTGATGGCCTTCTCGATGGAGCTCATGCCGCGCATCACCCGCGCGCAGAGCATGGACGCCCTCTCCTCGATGGGCACCGTCGCGGGCTACAAGGCGGTGCTCCTTGCGGCGGACGCCCTTCCCAAGATATTTCCCATGCTCATGACCGCGGCCGGGACGCTCACCCCGGCGCGCGTCTTCGTAGTGGGCGCCGGCGTCGCGGGTCTCCAGGCCATCGCCACGGCGGGCCGCCTGGGCGCGGTGGTGCACGCCTACGACGTGCGCCCGGCGGTCAAGGAGCAGGTGGAAAGCCTCGGCGCCAAGTTCGTCGAGCTCCCGCTCGAAGCCGCGGAAGCGGAGGACAAAGGCGGCTACGCCAAGGCGATGGGCGAAGAGTTCTACAAAAAGCAGCGCGAGCTCATGGGAAAGGTTCTCGCGGAAACCGACGTGGTGATTACCACCGCTGCCGTTCCCGGAAAAAAAGCGCCGGTGCTCATCACTGGCGAAATGGTCAAGGGTATGGCGCCGCACTCGGTGATTGTGGATCTCGCGGCCGAGCGCGGCGGCAACTGCGCGCTCACGCGTCCCGGCGAGACCGTCGTCGAGAACGACGTCATCGTCCTCGGGCCCATGAACGTTCCCTCGACCACGCCCTATCACGCGAGCCAGATGTACGCCAAAAACATTACCACGTTCCTCATGCATCTCGTGAAGGACGGAAAGCTCCAACTGGATATGGAAGACGAAATCACGCGCGAAACCATAACGACGCGCGGCGGTGAGGTCGTGCACCCTCGGGTGCGCGAGATCCTGGGCCTCGCGCCGGCCGCGTCGACGCAGAAAAAGGAAAGCTAA
- a CDS encoding copper-translocating P-type ATPase, producing MSQITLRIEGMHCAGCAATIEKALREAPGVVSAVVNFPMGRASVGLSSGADVEALLGAVQSAGYRASVLDEERREGIETEEIRKLRSARRRALLAWAFTAPAMALMGLHMLAPGLVEGAAGIHVFAHPLLYLALAAPVVFLAGSEVLRSGFGSLGRLAPNMDALIAMAAAVSFLTGLAALRSPQVADFSAIGAMIVAFHLTGRYLEARSCGRASQAVRALLELRPETARVRRGDEWKEIRAEELRAGDEVLVKPGEKIPADGTVRRGEGAVDEALVTGESMPVEKRPGDGVVGASVNREGALEVEVTRVGRESFLARVVALVEACQGSKVPIQRLADRVAGRFVPAVFALSVLTFAAWLAFPENFRAVLEWAAPVAFWTPRSLGDISLALYAAVAVLVIACPCALGLATPIALMVGTGRGAQRGILIRRGEAVERMKDVRVVAFDKTGTLTEGKPRVTDVAAAEGFLKDDVLRLAAAVERFSEHPLAEAIVEAATSPPPSASPSPAKGEGGKGGEAEDFAAVPGRGARARVSGEAVLVGGRSFLDGEGVPTAAAPFGAFEAEGKTVVGVAVEQRLAGAIALRDELKPGAREAVARLRAMGLHVVMLTGDSPASASGVAREAGIEDVRARVLPEDKVRAVEGLRREFGPVAMVGDGLNDAPALAAADVGVAIGSGTHIAVESSGVVLTSDDPRAAADAVALSRATFRTIRENLLWAFGYNVVMIPLAVAGLLHPAMAEAAMALSSLNVVWNSLRLRKVGI from the coding sequence GTGAGTCAAATCACCCTCCGAATCGAGGGCATGCACTGCGCGGGCTGCGCCGCTACGATTGAAAAGGCGCTCCGCGAGGCGCCGGGCGTCGTCTCGGCTGTGGTCAATTTCCCCATGGGGCGCGCGTCGGTCGGGCTTTCCTCCGGCGCGGACGTCGAGGCGCTTTTAGGCGCCGTCCAAAGCGCGGGTTACCGCGCGTCGGTCCTGGACGAGGAGCGGCGCGAGGGCATCGAAACCGAAGAAATTCGGAAATTACGCTCGGCGCGCCGCCGCGCTCTCCTGGCGTGGGCTTTCACGGCGCCGGCCATGGCCCTGATGGGGCTTCACATGCTTGCCCCGGGCCTTGTAGAGGGGGCGGCGGGCATCCACGTGTTTGCGCACCCGCTTCTTTATCTTGCGCTCGCCGCCCCGGTTGTTTTCCTTGCGGGAAGCGAGGTGCTGCGAAGCGGCTTCGGCTCGCTCGGGCGTCTTGCGCCGAACATGGACGCGCTCATCGCCATGGCGGCGGCGGTCTCTTTCTTGACGGGCCTCGCCGCGTTGCGCTCGCCGCAGGTGGCCGATTTCTCCGCGATCGGCGCCATGATCGTGGCGTTTCACCTCACGGGGCGCTATCTTGAGGCGCGCTCGTGCGGCCGCGCCTCGCAGGCCGTCCGTGCGCTTTTGGAGCTCCGCCCCGAGACGGCGCGCGTGCGGCGGGGCGACGAATGGAAAGAAATTCGCGCCGAAGAGCTCCGCGCGGGCGACGAGGTGCTCGTGAAACCCGGCGAGAAAATCCCGGCGGACGGCACCGTGCGGCGCGGCGAGGGCGCCGTGGACGAGGCGCTCGTCACGGGCGAGAGCATGCCCGTGGAGAAACGCCCCGGTGACGGCGTCGTGGGCGCCTCGGTGAACCGCGAGGGCGCGCTCGAGGTGGAGGTCACCCGCGTGGGGCGCGAGAGCTTCCTGGCTCGGGTCGTGGCGCTCGTCGAGGCATGCCAGGGCTCGAAGGTGCCCATCCAGCGGCTTGCCGACCGCGTCGCCGGAAGATTCGTTCCCGCCGTGTTCGCGCTTTCCGTGCTTACGTTCGCGGCGTGGCTCGCGTTCCCGGAGAATTTCCGCGCCGTGCTCGAATGGGCGGCGCCCGTGGCGTTCTGGACGCCGCGCTCGCTCGGAGATATCTCGCTTGCGCTCTACGCGGCGGTGGCCGTTCTGGTCATCGCGTGCCCGTGCGCCCTCGGGCTCGCGACGCCCATCGCCCTGATGGTCGGCACGGGGCGCGGCGCGCAGAGGGGGATTCTCATACGCCGCGGCGAGGCCGTCGAGCGCATGAAAGACGTCCGCGTCGTCGCCTTCGACAAAACGGGAACGCTCACCGAGGGAAAGCCCCGCGTGACGGACGTCGCGGCGGCGGAGGGTTTTCTCAAAGACGACGTGCTCCGGCTCGCGGCGGCGGTGGAGCGGTTTTCTGAGCATCCGCTCGCGGAGGCCATAGTGGAGGCGGCGACCTCACCCCCGCCTTCGGCCTCCCCCTCCCCTGCAAAAGGAGAGGGGGGAAAAGGGGGTGAGGCAGAAGACTTCGCCGCCGTCCCGGGGCGCGGCGCGCGGGCGCGCGTTTCGGGCGAGGCGGTGCTTGTGGGCGGAAGAAGCTTTCTCGACGGGGAGGGCGTCCCGACCGCGGCGGCGCCCTTCGGGGCGTTTGAGGCCGAGGGGAAAACCGTCGTGGGCGTCGCGGTGGAGCAGAGGCTGGCGGGAGCAATTGCCCTGCGCGACGAGCTGAAGCCGGGCGCGCGCGAGGCCGTGGCGCGTCTCCGCGCCATGGGGCTCCACGTCGTGATGCTTACGGGCGACAGTCCCGCCTCCGCGAGCGGGGTCGCGCGCGAGGCGGGCATCGAGGACGTGCGCGCCCGCGTTCTTCCCGAAGACAAGGTGCGCGCCGTCGAGGGGCTTCGCCGGGAATTCGGCCCCGTTGCCATGGTGGGCGATGGCCTGAACGACGCGCCGGCGCTCGCCGCGGCCGACGTGGGCGTCGCCATCGGCTCGGGCACGCACATCGCCGTCGAGTCCTCCGGCGTCGTTTTGACCTCGGACGACCCGCGCGCCGCAGCCGACGCCGTCGCGCTGAGCCGCGCCACGTTCCGCACCATCCGGGAGAATCTTCTTTGGGCCTTCGGCTACAACGTCGTCATGATCCCGCTCGCCGTCGCGGGCCTCCTTCACCCGGCGATGGCCGAGGCCGCCATGGCGCTCTCGTCGCTGAACGTGGTGTGGAATTCGCTGAGGCTGAGGAAGGTCGGGATTTGA